The Natrinema saccharevitans genome includes the window CGCTGTCCGTTCCGGTCGTGAGTAACTCGATGGCGTCGTCGACGTCGAGTCGGTCGCCGTCGAGCGCTTTCGTCAGTGCGTTCTCGAACGACTGGTCGGTCTCGGGAACGTGTTCGAACGCCAGGTCGGCCTCGGTCACCGGTCGCTCCATCGACGTAACGATGCCCACACAGCGAGAAAAGGGTACTGGATCCGGACCCCACCCCGTCAGAATCGGCCGCGTCGAGAGTTGCCGCTACCGATGACGCGAGATGGGCGAAGCGGAGCCGATACCGATCGCCGAGCCGCTGGCGTCGACCGTCGCCCCGGTCGCTCCGGCTCCCGACCGCCGACCGGATATTGAAACCTTCTTACGCTCCGGCCACGGCAACTGGGGTATGAGCGACGGGGGCGAACACGTCCTGAGGTGTCTCGCGTGACTCCACTCGCAGCGAACCGGTTCGACCGTGACGGAATCAGCGCGAGGTGGTACCGATGACCAGCGTCAAAGAGTTCCGCATCGAGGAGGACGCGACCGACGACGATCTCGGCCGCGGCTCGTTCGTCTTCACCGACGACTACTCGGTGTTCGACTGGGGGAAGATGCCCGACCAGATCCCCCAAAAGGGCGCGAGCCTCTGTACTATGGGCGCGTTCAACTTCGAACTGCTCGAGTCCGAGGGCATCCCCACCCACTACCGCGGTGTTGTCGAGCGTAGCTCGACAGACCGTCGGACTTCGTCCGACGACGACGTGGAAAACGGCGACGTCGTCGATCTCGCGGACGCCTCCCACCCGCCCTGGGAGATGGCCATCGACCTCACACAGGTGCCCGATCTCCCCCACGAAGGCCGCGAGTACGACTACGACAGCTACCACGAGGCGGCCGGCGAGAACTACCTGATCCCCCTCGAGATCGTCTTCCGCAACCGGGTCCCGGTCGGCTCGAGTCTGCGTACGCGAACCGTCCCCGCGGACCACGGGCTCGGGTTCGACGAGTGGCCCGACGAGGCCGTCGACCTCACGGAGCCGATCGTCGAGTTCTCCACGAAGTACGAGGAGGGCGACCGCTACCTCGAGCGGTCGGAAGCCGACGCCATCGCCGGCAAGGCGGCGATCGACGACCTCGAGGCGCTGGCCCGCGAGGTCAACCGGATCGTCACCGAGCAGGCTGACACTGCCGGATTGACCCACGAGGACGGCAAGATCGAGTGTCTCTACTACCGGGGCGAGATCCGGGTCGCCGACGTCGTCGGGACCTTCGACGAGAACCGCTTCAGCTACGAGGGGACCCAGCTCTCGAAGGAGGTGCTGCGCCAGTACCACAAGCGCACCCAGCCCGACTGGGTCCGGGCCGTCGACGACGCCAAGGCCGAGGCCAAAGCCGAGGACGTCGCCGACTGGAAATCGCTCTGCGAGGAAGCGCCCGAGCCCCTCGAGGAGTCGGTCCTCGAGACCGCGAGTGAGCTCTACCGCAGCGGTGCGAACGCCTACACCGGCCGCGAGTTCTTCGACGCGCCGCCGCTCTCGAGCGCGATCGGCGCGGTCCGGCGGCTCTGACGCGGGCTCGAATCGGTGCGAGCGCCGCTGTCGGTCCGGTCACGTGGCCATTGCTATCATTCCACACTCACCGCCGAACAAAGTAACCCTCATATGGCGGGAGTAGCGACGGTCGAACGAAGACGAATGAGTCTCACAGCCACCACAGCGGGTATCGTCCTGTTCAGTTTCACGTCCGGTATCGCGATGGTCGCGACCGTCATGCTGAGCGTCTTCATGTTGGCCATCCTGTTTCTGACGTTCGCGCCGCTTCGCTCGAGCGAGTGGGCGGGCCGGGAGGACGCGACCGCGGCGGCGAGTGCCGAACCGAGCGACGACTGACTACCTCGTCCGTCGCCCGTTCCGCTCGCATCAGCTCGCTCGCCGCTCGAGACGAACCGATGGCTCGAGCGTCGACGACTCGATCGGATGCGGTTCCTGCGGTTGCACCCGCCTGCGCTCGCCGCCGAACCGCGACGGAGTTCCGGACCGTACGGAATCAGTACACTTTTGACGGATCGTGCGGTCCCTCTCAACGATTCGTTCTATGACCCGCCGGATCTCGGTTCGTCCGGTGTTCGACCCCCTCTCGCCCCCCGCCGCGTGACGGGCCCGATAGCCGCAGCACTCGGGTTCGTTTCGCTACCGCCGCGGTAGCCGCACTTTCTCTCGACCGAACACGCACATGCCGACATCCACCGAGCCACCGGTCACCGACCGGGGCTCGCACGACCGCGTCTCGATATTCGAATCGCCGCCGACCCGCTCGCTCGAGTCGCCCGGAGCCGCGCCGACGCTCCGCGGGGGTGGTCCGCGATGATCGCCGCCGGGCGCTTGCTGCGGCGGAACCGGGACTTTCGCCGCTTCGTCGCCGGTCAGTTCGCGACGAACGCCGGGGACAGTCTCTACACGGTCGCCGTACTCTGGCTCGCCTTCGAACTGACCGGGTCGACCCTCGTCACCGGCGCGCTGAACGCGATACTGCTGCTCCCGTGGCTGTTGCAGGTGTTCGCCGGCCCGCTCGTCGACCGGCTGCCGCTCAGATCCGTCCTCGTCGGTTCACAGGTGGTTCAGGGCGTCGTCGTACTCGTCCTGCCGCTCGCAGCGGTGACCGGACGGCTCCGCATCGGTCTCCTGTTCGTCGTCGCCCCCGTGTTGATGCTCGCGACGCTGGTGATGGGACCGATGGAGTCCGCGCTGCTCCCCCGGATCGTCGACGAGGACCGGCTCTCCGAGGCCAACTCCGCGCTGGCGACGGTGACGCTCGGGCTGGACATGGTGTTCGACGCGATCGGGGGCGGGTTCATCGCCGTCTTCGGCGCGGCGACGCTGTTTCTCGCCGACTCGCTCACGTTCGCCGTCGCAGCGGCACTCTTCGCCGGAATCACGATCGGAACGCCCGGGAGTTCGAACGAGAGCGGTGAGGCCGCCGAGTCCGCACCGTCCGTCGGATCGGTACTCC containing:
- a CDS encoding phosphoribosylaminoimidazolesuccinocarboxamide synthase is translated as MTSVKEFRIEEDATDDDLGRGSFVFTDDYSVFDWGKMPDQIPQKGASLCTMGAFNFELLESEGIPTHYRGVVERSSTDRRTSSDDDVENGDVVDLADASHPPWEMAIDLTQVPDLPHEGREYDYDSYHEAAGENYLIPLEIVFRNRVPVGSSLRTRTVPADHGLGFDEWPDEAVDLTEPIVEFSTKYEEGDRYLERSEADAIAGKAAIDDLEALAREVNRIVTEQADTAGLTHEDGKIECLYYRGEIRVADVVGTFDENRFSYEGTQLSKEVLRQYHKRTQPDWVRAVDDAKAEAKAEDVADWKSLCEEAPEPLEESVLETASELYRSGANAYTGREFFDAPPLSSAIGAVRRL